CAAACTCAATCGTGGACGAGCTCGATCGATGTTGGATATTACTCCACTGATCGATATCGTCTTTTTATTGCTGATCTTCTTCATGGTGATGACCCGATTCGATGAAGAAGACTACAAGCTGGATGTCGTGTTGCCGACCGCCAGCGAGGCACAGCCCTTGATATCGCAGCCTCGCGAACTGTTTATCAACATTGATGCCGAAGGACGCTTTTTTGTGCGGGGGGACGAACATTCGATCACTGAAATCGAAGAGATCCTCGAGCAGACGGCTGCCGACAATCCCGAGAGTTCAGTGATTATTCGAGCGGACAAAGACAGCAAAATCGAATTCAGCGTTCAGGTGATGAATGCCTGTAATAAGGCCAAGCTCAGTAACTATTCGATCAGCACCGCCGCCGTCGAGCCAAACTAAGTAGCAATCGCTCCGTATACCAACGGGAGCTTAGCGGAAAACCATGGCAAAGCATTGGAGCAAAGAACAGCTGCCTCCTCAGCTCTCGTCCACCGACGAGAAGGCGTGGCCGGTCTATACGGCCTACACGTTCTTCATGCTGTATTTCGGTGCGTCGAGCTATCTCCTTTTCGACTGGGATCACGAGCTGTGGTACTTCAACGCCAAGGTATACATCGCGTTCGCGACGGTGGCCTGGTTGGTGGGGCTGGCGATCATTCCCCTGCTCGATCTGGGCAGCGTTCGCCGTGGTATTCAGCTTTCGATCGTGCTCAGCCTGATGCTGCACTTGAGCATGTTTCTCGGCATGGTGGCGATCGATGTCGGAGAAGTTGCTGATACTTCGCTCAACCAAAATCGTGAGAAAACGCCCCAGCGGCAACCGGTGGTCATTCCCGACTATAGCCCCGCTCAGATCAACGAAGATCGCGATGCCGAGCGCGAATACGAACAGCCTGTCGAAACCAAGGAAGCCGAAGCTCAGGTCGATCCGCTCGAGCAGGAAAAGATCGAGCACGAGCAGCCGGAGATGAAGGAGAACGATGTCTCGCAGGAAGAGCTTCCACGCGAAGTTCAGCCTGAGGAAATGGAGCGCCGCGAACAACAGGTCGAGCAGCCGAAGCAAGAGACGCTGCAAGACCTGCCGTCGCAGCTGGCCAAGCAGGCCCGCGAGATGCAGCAGCGCGAAGTCGAACAGGCTCAGCAGATTGAAGTCCAGCGACAAGAGGAGATGCAGCCTGAGCTATCCGCCGCTGACGCCGCCGCACAGCGCTCTGCCCAGGCGATTGAAATGCAGCGACAGGCGTCCAGCATTCAGGATGCCGTTCAGCGAATGACCGATCTTCAACGACAGAACACGGCGCAAGATCTGCCAAGTCTTTCCCCCACCCAGGCCCAGGAAGTTCAACGGCAACGCACCGAAACCAACAATCTCGCTCAAACCCAGGCCGAGAACGTCGAGGTTCAGCGAAACAATCCACAGCAAGTTCGAGCCCAGGCCCAAGCCGCCGATCTAGCTCGTCAGGAAGCCCAGCAGCAAGCCAATCAGCCTCGTGCTATGGTCCAATCGCCGAGCCCAACCACCCTGGCTGCCAGCATGGCGATGACGCGTAGCCAGCAAAGCCCTGAGATGCAGATCGCTCCATCGGCTTCGTCGGCGGATATCGCTCGCAATGCTTCGGCCAGCAACTTGCCCACGATCAACACGAACGTCAGCGATCAGCTGCCTCGGCCTACGCCAGGGCAGTCCAGCAATTCGCAGCTTCGGCCAGCCGCCGGTAGTGTCGCTCGGCAAGAGGTCGGCGGCGATGGCGTGACGGCCAATGCGACTAACCCGGGCCAACTCTGGGCTCGCCCTTCGACGGCCGATCGCACGGCAGAGATGGTCCAGCAGCATGGTGCTACGCGTAGCATGGCTTCGCGTGACGAAGGGATCGTCACCAGCAATCAGGCCAATCCATCGATCGGTCGAACGCCATCTGCCGGTGCCCAAGCGATGAACGGACCAAGTGCCCAGATCGAATTCCAGGGACCAGCCAATGGCAATCAAGCCGCTGCCAACGCCGATGCTTTGGCTTCCGGGCAGTTCTCGTCACCTTCGATGAATGTTGGTCGAGCTAACGGTAACGGTGCCGATCAAATCGGTAGTGGCCAAGTGGGTGCAGCCGAGGTCGGAACGCCTGGTGCCAATCGTGGTGCTGACTTCTCGGCGCTATCGCGTGGAACCGGTAATCGCGGCAACGATGGTCCTTCACTGGCTGAAATGGCCTCGGGAACCCAAGGCCTGCCAGGCAGCCGTACGCCAGGAGCTGGCCCCGTCGTTGGCACGCGGGCAACCGCGGATGGAGTTCCCGGCGGAGGGGGCGGAGCGATGCAGCCAGGAGGTGGCGATATTGCGGGCTCGCTGCCAGGTTTGGGTAGCGTGCCCGAAATTCGTCGGCGAAACGTCGGTGGACCGGCGATGCCATCGGGTAGGCCAGGCGTGAACGATCTGGCTGGCGCTCCGATCGGAGCAGCCACCGAGCCAGGGTTCATCGGGCGACGTCGAACGAGTGACGCTCCACAGATCACCACGAACATGGCGAACATTCCCGTGCGATCTCCTGGTCGTCGTGGTCCGCTGTTAAGCACCCGGGCAGCCGTTCCGACCGAAGCGTTCAGCCGCCGTGCGATGCGAAAAGGAGAAGGGGCAGGGGATGGATCGCGCCGGCCTAGTCGTGAAACGGAAGAAGCCATCGAACGCGGCCTCGCGTTTCTGGCTCGTCACCAGTCGTCCGATGGCCGCTGGAGCTTGAAGGGCTTCGCAGCCGTCCATCCCGAGAACTTCAATATCTATCGCAACGAGTTGGCTACGCTCAATTCCGATACGGCGGCAACGGGGCTCTCGCTGTTGGCCTTCCTGGGGGCCGGTTACGATCACCTCAGCGATAAGTACGAAACGGAAGTCCGCGGCGGCGTCACGTTCCTGGTCGAGAATCAGAAAGAAAACGGCGATCTGTACATCGAAATGGACCCCACCTCGAATTCCAGCTGCCGTCTGTACAGCCATGCCATTGCGGCACTTGCGTTGTGTGAGGCCTACGGCATGACGCAGGACGAATCGCTGCGTGCGGCGGCCCAAAAGTCGCTCGATTACATCGAGGCCGCTCAAGATCCGGAACTCGGTGGCTGGCGATACACGCCTGGTAACGGTAGCGATACCTCGGTGACCGGCTGGATGTTGTTGGCCCTCAAGAGTGGTCAGCTGGCAGGGCTGCGGGTCGATCCGAGGTCGTTCGAGGGAATCCGTAAGTGGCTGGCATCGGCTGAGTCACGCCAGGGTGGCCGGGCCGTTTATGTTTACAATCCTAACGCACCTGATACACCGCAACAGCGTCATGGTCGCGACCCCAGCCAAACGATGACCGCCGTGGGAGCTCTCATTCAGCTTTACTTGGGCAATCGCCGCGATAGCCGCATCTTGCAGGACAGTGCCGACTACCTGAAAGAGAACCTTCCCGCGCTGGGGACCCCGGAAGCTCCGCTGCGGGATACCTACTACTGGTATTACGCCACCCAGGTGATGTTCCACATGCGGGGCGAGCACTGGGAGGCCTGGGACAGCAAGCTACACGTCATGCTCGAGCAAACCCAGGTTCTCGATGGCCCCGCCGCCGGCAGTTGGGATCCGAAAGGGGACGTGCCAGATCGCTGGGGCGGTTTCGCCGGACGCATCTACGTGACGACGATGAACCTGCTTTCGCTGGAAGTGTATCACCGTCACTTGCCGATCTACGACGAAGTGGCGAACTAGTGGAGCCTGCCAAATTAAGAATTACGGCTCTGGCGGGCCATGTTCATCGATCAGGCCAATTAGCTTGTTGCGGCCTTTTTCGAAGAAGAACACCTTGTTCTCGCGTGCCAGCCAACCGACTGCCAGCAGGATAGTGTCCTTCTTTTCGCCCACCTCTTTGGTCAGCTTGGTCAGGGACACAGGACCTTCGGCTGATAGATAGGCCCAAATCTGGCCCGAAGTTTCCCCGATTTTCTGCATCGTATCTTCGTGGAGATCGGTGGAAATCGACATCGCGAGGCTCTCCTCAAGTTGAGAATCGTAGTTGAGTGATCCGCCAACAAGGAAGATTATAGTGGACGCAAACGTCCCGTTTCCAGTGTTCCTCTACGATCGAATCAGGTCGTGGGTAATCGCGGAAAAGACAAGCTCCATTTCGTCGAACTCGCGATCTTCCCCCTGGTAAAGGATGACGCACGGACGCACGCCTAGCATCAATGCCCGAATTTTGGCTTGGACCAGAAAGTCCAGGCAGTAGAAGTTCAGGTCGCAACCAATCAGGTCGACCCCTTCGATCGTCTGCTCGGCAGGAACCGACTCGAAGTCGGTGTATTCTTCGCTTAACGCGTCGCGAACGGCGTCAACCAGCGCCTCGAGTTCGGTGCCGGGCTCGTAGATCATCAGCGTCCAGAACGCTTCGGTGGGGCTGTGGACCGAGACACTGCGCGGCCAGGCGTTGGTCTGGTCTTCCGAAATTCGCCAGTTCTCGGGGTACGAGAACTTCACGCCTAAATTGTCGTATGTGGCAACCACGGCAGCCTTCGTTGCGTATTGGTTCAAGGAATCAGGGGGGATCCCCTGAGGGTGAATTCGATCTATTTCCCCGTATTTTAGCGGGTTTAGCTTGTTTGCCTATCGGCGATCAAAGGGACAAGCCGAGCCTGATCTAGGACGAAAAACGCAGGTTTGGTAGTCTCTGCCAGTTAATAACCAACGGCGAACGATTCGCTGGAAACCTTCTATGGAATGGATGCAATCCTCGGAAATGGCTAGGAGCCGCGCCTTCTGCGCAAGCGGAATCGTGCTGGGTGCGCTCATGCTAGCAGTTTTCGGAGGGTGCAGTACGTTCAGTCAGGCGAATGCTTCGCATCAGAAGATCGTTCAGGCTCGTCAATTGACGCAGCGCGGTGTGCAAGCGATGCACCGCGACGACTGGGAGAATGCCGAGAAGCTTCTGGCCGAGGCCAAGAAGAACGCTCCCTACGATCTGCAATCCAGAATGCATTACGGCGAGACGCTCTGGAAAACCGGTAAGCGAACCGAAGCGATCGCGGAACTGGAATCGGCCCTGGCACTGGGGAGTGACGATCCCAATTTGCACGCACGAATTGGTCGGATGTATCTCGATTCCGGCGATCCGACTAAAGCGCATATGTCCGCCAACAGGGCGATCGAGTGCGATCCGAAGTTCGCCCCGGCGTGGCAGTTGCAGGGGGACCTCGCCCTGGTGCGAAGGGATCTCGATTCGGCGAAGCTCTGTTACATTCGCGCCGCAACCAACAGCG
Above is a window of Blastopirellula marina DNA encoding:
- a CDS encoding winged helix-turn-helix domain-containing protein, yielding MSISTDLHEDTMQKIGETSGQIWAYLSAEGPVSLTKLTKEVGEKKDTILLAVGWLARENKVFFFEKGRNKLIGLIDEHGPPEP
- a CDS encoding prenyltransferase/squalene oxidase repeat-containing protein — translated: MAKHWSKEQLPPQLSSTDEKAWPVYTAYTFFMLYFGASSYLLFDWDHELWYFNAKVYIAFATVAWLVGLAIIPLLDLGSVRRGIQLSIVLSLMLHLSMFLGMVAIDVGEVADTSLNQNREKTPQRQPVVIPDYSPAQINEDRDAEREYEQPVETKEAEAQVDPLEQEKIEHEQPEMKENDVSQEELPREVQPEEMERREQQVEQPKQETLQDLPSQLAKQAREMQQREVEQAQQIEVQRQEEMQPELSAADAAAQRSAQAIEMQRQASSIQDAVQRMTDLQRQNTAQDLPSLSPTQAQEVQRQRTETNNLAQTQAENVEVQRNNPQQVRAQAQAADLARQEAQQQANQPRAMVQSPSPTTLAASMAMTRSQQSPEMQIAPSASSADIARNASASNLPTINTNVSDQLPRPTPGQSSNSQLRPAAGSVARQEVGGDGVTANATNPGQLWARPSTADRTAEMVQQHGATRSMASRDEGIVTSNQANPSIGRTPSAGAQAMNGPSAQIEFQGPANGNQAAANADALASGQFSSPSMNVGRANGNGADQIGSGQVGAAEVGTPGANRGADFSALSRGTGNRGNDGPSLAEMASGTQGLPGSRTPGAGPVVGTRATADGVPGGGGGAMQPGGGDIAGSLPGLGSVPEIRRRNVGGPAMPSGRPGVNDLAGAPIGAATEPGFIGRRRTSDAPQITTNMANIPVRSPGRRGPLLSTRAAVPTEAFSRRAMRKGEGAGDGSRRPSRETEEAIERGLAFLARHQSSDGRWSLKGFAAVHPENFNIYRNELATLNSDTAATGLSLLAFLGAGYDHLSDKYETEVRGGVTFLVENQKENGDLYIEMDPTSNSSCRLYSHAIAALALCEAYGMTQDESLRAAAQKSLDYIEAAQDPELGGWRYTPGNGSDTSVTGWMLLALKSGQLAGLRVDPRSFEGIRKWLASAESRQGGRAVYVYNPNAPDTPQQRHGRDPSQTMTAVGALIQLYLGNRRDSRILQDSADYLKENLPALGTPEAPLRDTYYWYYATQVMFHMRGEHWEAWDSKLHVMLEQTQVLDGPAAGSWDPKGDVPDRWGGFAGRIYVTTMNLLSLEVYHRHLPIYDEVAN
- a CDS encoding ExbD/TolR family protein — protein: MLDITPLIDIVFLLLIFFMVMTRFDEEDYKLDVVLPTASEAQPLISQPRELFINIDAEGRFFVRGDEHSITEIEEILEQTAADNPESSVIIRADKDSKIEFSVQVMNACNKAKLSNYSISTAAVEPN
- a CDS encoding tetratricopeptide repeat protein translates to MLAVFGGCSTFSQANASHQKIVQARQLTQRGVQAMHRDDWENAEKLLAEAKKNAPYDLQSRMHYGETLWKTGKRTEAIAELESALALGSDDPNLHARIGRMYLDSGDPTKAHMSANRAIECDPKFAPAWQLQGDLALVRRDLDSAKLCYIRAATNSETANRDVQLRLASTYRQLGQPSQALACISIVRQAEFGHRLPADVGVEQALAYRDLGQHLDAADCLAELAETNEMTADLLYTWAECEVAAGRLARAEYAANSALQVNPQHASALQLVGQLPVFRQQAQQSMRR